Part of the Methanobacterium paludis genome is shown below.
GTATCAAGATATAATGAATACAGTATCCCAGATTCAGAACATGGATCCAAATGTATCTCAGGATATAAATAATCTGAAAAATGAGTTTATGAGTAATCCTCAGGTCAATATACTCCAGGATACGAACGTTCAAAATCAAATTTCCGATATACTCCAGAATAATGATGTTAAAACCCAAATACATAGTTTAATACAGAATAAAGATGTCCAAAATGGGATTAACAGTTTGATGCAAAGCAAAGAAGTTCAAGATGGAGTTAACACTTTGATGCAAAATAAGGACATTAAAAATGAAGTTAACCAAATAGTGAACAACAGTTAATTCTAAATTAGGAGAACTTCTATTTTTTAGTAAAATTTCTCCTTTTTCCTATCTTTCTGTAGATTTTATAGATTAATATCTTAATTAAATTCAAAATTTAGACTTTTTAATTTTTTAGATCTTTATGGTGGATTTAATCTTCAATTTTTATGGTTACAGAATCTCCATCACCCATATTATACGTCCCTTTTATAGATTCAGGGGCTATAAACTCAACAACACCTACTGAATGTCGGGTTTTTTCTGGAAAAATTACTGCACCTTCAATTTTACCATTTAAGACTGCTTTTTTGAATTTAACATCTCCAAAAAAGTCTTTACCTTTTATTTTTGGAATATCAGTTTCCATGAACTTTTTAACTTTTTCAACATCCTCTTCATTTACCTCGACATTTAAGGTGCCAATATACGGTTTAAAATTAAGTTTATCTTCAAATTGGCTCCTGTAAACTGCTTGTGACATGAAATAAGCACCTTTTTTTGTACCCGAAACTATAACGCCTTTAAGTTCCATTTTAATCACGTTCCGTATAAGTTATCGCCCATAATCACCCTAGGAATGATTACGGGAATATTAAAAAAAAATTGAAGTTTTAGTGTAACTGCATTTCAGCAGATCCCATTTCGCAATGTTTTCCACTACTAAATTGATATTCTGTTGATACTGGACATTCTTGACATTTACATTCTTTTATATTTTCAACACATTTTCCTGCATCTCCTGTTGAGCAAAAGACGCCCATAATTTCACCTCTCATACATTCATTGTAGGAGGAGCAGGAGTTGCATATGCATTCTATCATGGTTTTTTCACTTCGAGGAACACTTTTCATTTTTTTCACCTCCTTATGCTAGTAGTAAACATTTATTATATGGTGCGAATTTAATAAAATTTACGTTATTATGATTTTGTTAAGGTAATGTGATAAAAAATAGAAGATGTTTTAGAAGATTATACCTATGATTGGTATTATGATAGAAGATCATTACAAAAGATTGGTTATTAAAATCTGTTAGAAGATCTTTAAAGAAAGTGCTCTTTTGAAAAAAATAGTTTAAATCTTGAATAAATAGTTTTAAAAATAGTTATTAACTTAATAGATAAAAATTATTCATTTAAAAATAAAGATAGAAAGAAAACTTAAGTTTCAGCTTTAGCTTTCTCTTCTTCAGCCTGTTTCATTTTATAGTCTGCTATTGCTGCTTTCAATGCATCTGCAGCCAGATTGGAGCAGTGCATTTTAACTGGTGGCAGTCCTTCAAGTTCGTCGGCCACATCTTTTCTTGTTATTTTTAGGGCTTCTTCAATGGTTTTTCCTATGGCCATCTCTGTTATCATACTGCTTGTTGCAATTGCAGCACCACAGCCGAATGTTTTGAATTTGATGTCTGTTATAATGTTGTCTTCAACTTTTATGTAGATGGTCATGAGGTCTCCACAGACTGGGTTTCCTTCAGTACCAACACCATCAGCGTCTTTTATTTCTCCGACGTTTCTGGGATTCTGGAAATGGTCCATAACTTTTTCAGTGTACATTTTATTCCCCCTTACTACACCATAATGGTGACATTTTTCTTAAAATATCAACAACTTCCTTAATGGATTTAATAACATAATCAATCTGTTCTTCTGTGTTGTCGCGTCCCAGACTTATACGCAGTGACCCGTGGGCCTCCACTTCTTTAAGTCCTATTGCCATTAGAACTTGGGATGGTTCAAGTTTTGTTGAGGAGCATGCTGAACCTGTTGATGCAGCTATGCCCTTGGAGTCCAGATGGAGTATCAAGGATTCTCCTTCTATACCTGTGAATCTGAAGTTTACATTACCCGGTAACCTTTGGGTTGGGTGTCCGTTTAGATAAGCCTCTTCGTTTTCTTCTAGCACGGCTTTTATGAGTTTGTCCCTGAGTCTTGTAAGTTCTTGCATCTCTTTTTCAAGATTTTCCTGGGAAATTTCGCAGGCTTTACCAAGACCAACTATTCCTGGAACGTTTTCTGTTCCTGGGCGTAGTCCTCTTTCATGTCCTCCACCGTGGAGTATCGGTTCAAGTCTGACGCCTTTTTTAATGTATAATGCTCCAATTCCCTTTGGACCGTAGAGTTTGTGTGAGGATAAGGATAGCATGTCCACGTTCAGTTCATTAACATCTACCGGGATCTTTCCAACAGATTGAACTGCATCTGTGTGGAAGTATATGCCTTTTTCATGAGCTATTTGGCCTATTTCTGCTATGGGTTGGATGGTTCCTATCTCGTTGTTGGCGTGCATTATTGTGATTAGAATGGTTTTATCTGTTATTGCGTCTTCAACATCAGAAGCCTTTATAATTCCATCGTTATCAACAGGAACGTATGTAACATCAAAACCATGTTTTGCCAGGTACTTACATGTTTCAGTGACTGCAGGGTGTTCTATGTTTGAAGTTATTATATGGTTTCCCTTATTTTTAAGCCTGTAGGCTGTTCCTTTAATAGCTATATTATCGGATTCTGTTCCTCCGCTTGTGAAGATGATCTCCTTGGGGTCTGCATTTATTATTGATGCAACCTGTTTTCTTGCAGATTCCATTGCCCTTCTGCCTTCCCTTCCAAGAGAGTACAGGGTGGATGCATTTCCAAAGGAATCTATGAAATACGGTTTCATTGCTTCAAATACTGCTGGATCTACTGGCGCTGTTGCTGAATGATCCATATAAATCATTATTCCACCTCTAATATTTTTTTATGATTTTTGTTTATTATATAATTTTAAAAAATCTTAAATTTCACAATTTAATCTTTAAATCCACTAAGGAATTAAAACTTTTCATAATATTAAAATTATCCTTTCAAATGTTAATCTCGCGCCATCAAAGTACTTATATGGTCTGTTGTTATGATTCCAATAACTTTTTCGTTATCATCAACCACAGGCAATGAAGAAATGTTGTATTTTCTCATCTTGCGGGCTGCAATTTCTATTGGTTCATGTGGCTTTGAGGTTATAACTTTTTTAGTCATTATCTCATCTAATTTATCATATTTCAGGGCCACGGACTTGGAAACATCCCAGGCTGTCACTATTCCCAGTAATCTGTTGTCTTCAGATATTACTGGCAAGTGTGTGACCTTTTCATTTAACATCATCACAGATGCGTCTTCTATGCTGGAGTTTTCCCTTATTTTGGCCACTTCTTGGGTCATGACATCTTCAACAAAGGTGTCTGATAAGAAACCGTTTATTATGTAATTAATCTGCCCTGCTTCCAGTAGAAAAGCGTCATGACCGTAGCTTGATTTTATTTCAGTGTAAAGGACGTCAAGATCGTTGGCACTCAAGGCCATTACAAATTCTTTGGATTGTGAAGGTGGATACAGCCAGTCTGAATCAACTGAAATAACTAAAAATTTGGCTTTTACGCCTTCAAATGCTTCTTCTAAGGAACCATTTTCTGCAAGGTCAAAGTAGTCGATGGCTTTGGTTATGTAAAGGTAAGAATTAGAATCAAATCTTTTGGTAAATGAGGCTCCCTGGTAATGGAGGTAGCTTTCAACCTGGAAATCTGTGTCGAAGTCGAAACTGTACTCTTCTTTGTCCTGTAACCTTCTACCAAATTTCTGATACATGGATTCGTTGCTTAGGTAAGTTATATGGGCTATCATCCTTGCCAGGGCTAGTCCATTGTCTGGAAACTCTTCTGAATAATAGTTTCCGTGGTTCCAGTTTGGATCGGATATTATTGCCCTTCTACCAACCTCGTTGAAAGCAATCTGTTGTGGAGATGAGTAAGAAGTGGTTGCTATTGGAATAGCTGATCTCACCATTTCTGGGTGGGATACGCACCACTGAAGAACCTGCATTCCTCCCATGGAACCTCCAATAACTGCAAAAAGTTGTTTGATTCCCAAGTGATCAATTAACTTTTTCTGGGCATTAACCATATCCTTTATGGTAATTATTGGAAAATCAAGTCCATAGGGTTTATTAGTATCTGGATTAATAGAGGCTGGCCCTGTTGACCCTTTACAGCCACCTATAACGTTTGAACATATTATGAAATACTTTTCTGTGTCTAAGCTTTTTCCAGGGCCAATTATGATCTCCCACCATCCTGGTTTCTTGTCGCCTTCATGCCATCCTGCAACGTGTGCATCTCCAGACAGGGCGTGGCAAACCAAAATGGCATTGCTTTTCTCTTTATTAAGTTTTCCATAAGTTTCATATGCTATGGTGGCTTTTTTAAGCTTATTTCCTCCTTCCAGGAGTAAATCATCGGATAAATTGTAATACTGTGTTTCTACAATTCCGATTGATTCATTTTTCATCTGCATCTCCTCATATATGTCTACAGGCAAATCTTCTCTCGTTAATGTGTTTAATGGAAGTTTGTCCTACCATAAATTGTTTCTCCATTCCATGTATCTGCTGTGAGTATTTAAGGTTTATACTTTGGATAAAGCCTGGTCAATGTCTGCTATGATGTCTTCAACATCCTCTATTCCAATTGAGAGTCTTACTAAATCTGCTGTAACACCCGTTGATTTCTGTTCTTCTGGTGTGAGCTGCTGGTGGGTTGTGGATGCTGGGTGTATAACAAGGCTTTTTGAGTCTCCTATGTTTGCAAGGTGAGATAACAATTCAAGACTTTCTATGAATGTTATACCTGCTTCTAATCCTCCTTTGATACCGAAACTAACCAATCCTCCGTAACCTCCTTTGAGGTATTTGGTCGCTAGCTCATGGCTTGGGTCATCTTCAAGTCCAGGATAGTAAACCCATTCAACTTTGGGGTGCTTTTTAAGATGTTCTGCAACTATCAATGCATTTGCAGAGTGTTTTTCCATCCTTATTTCAAGGGTCTCCAATCCCTGCAGGAACAGGAATGAATGGAATGGGCTTAGTGCTGGTCCTAAATCTCTTAAAAGTAGTACTCTTGCCCTCATTGCGAATGCAATGTTGCCTGCCCCCGGAACGTCACCGAATGCATCCCAGTATATTAATCCATTGTAACTTGGATCTGGTTCTGTAAACTCTGGGAAGTTTCCATTATTCCAGTTGAAGTTTCCAGAATCTACAATTACTCCTCCAATTGATGTTCCGTGTCCTCCAACGTATTTAGTTGCGGAAAGTACTACAACATCTGCACCATTTTTTATTGGCCTTGCAAGTCCTACAGCTGAGGTGTTGTCCACTATGAGAGGTATGCCTGCTTCATGGGCTATTTCAGCCAGTTTTTCGAAATCAGGAACGTCTATTTTAGGGTTTCCAATGGATTCCACATATATTCCTTTGGTTTTTTCGTCGATGGCGTTTTTAAATTCCTCTGGTTTTCTGGAATTCACGAATTTTACTGTACGTCCCAGCCTTGGGAATGTATAGTTAAAAAGCTCGTATGTTCCTCCGTAAAGGTTGTCTCCAGATACTATGTTGTCTCCAAGTTGAGTTACATTCAAAACTGCAAGGAATATTGAAGAAAGTCCGGAAGAAACTGCTAATGCTGCTTTTCCTCCTTCTATTGCAGCTATCCTCTTCTCGAACACATCGTTGGTTGGGTTCATGATCCTGCTGTATATGTTTCCGAACTCTTTAAGCCCGAAAAGATTTGCAGCTTGTTTGGTATCTTTAAATACGTATGATGATGTTTGGTAAATTGGTACTGCTCTGGATCCTGTTGTTGGATCTGGTTCTTCCTGTCCTGCGTGCAGTCCAATTGTGCTTAAACCTTGTTCTTTTTTCTTTTCTTCACTCATTTTAGTTACTCCTTTTGTTTTGTACTTGTTTCATGTCTATTTTATTTATATTTCCATAAGCAGTCTTTTTAGTTATCTTAATATTCTTATAAGACTAAATTGGCTTTTATAAGAAATTTACAATATAAAATCCTGTTTACGGGATTCATTTTAATTTTCTGAGGTGTTTTGGATGTAATACTCTTCTTTGAAGGTAGCATATATGAAATTAGTCCACCTCATGAAAATATAACAATTGTTATATTTTTATACTATTTAAGTTTTGCCATATTTTCCCTTTATAATATCCCATAAAATGTTATAAATAACGGGATTATTGGCAGAGAAAACATGGGAAGAAATTAACTGCATCTTTTTAATAATTGGTAACATGATAAACCAATGAATATATTATACAATAGATTTTCTTTAACACAACATTTATATTTTAACAATTGTTATAAATAAAGTTTAGGTGATAAAATGACCATGACAAAAGAAATGATGGAAGCTGTAGAAAAGGATCTTGTATTCGTTGCAACAGCAACTGAAGACGGAGTTCCTAACGTTGTTCCAATAGGATTTGCAAGACCATTAGATGATGAAACAATATTGATTGCCGACAATTACATGAACAAGACCAGAAAAAACCTTGAAAAAAACCCAAAGATTTCTATAGTTACTAAAGATGCAATGAAGTGTCCATACCAGTTCAAAGGTACGGTCGAAATATTTGAATCTGGTAAGTACTTTGATACAGTTACTGAATGGGGACAAAATGCCATGACCAAACTCACACCAAAGGCTGCCATCCTCATGAAGGTTGAAGAGATATATTCAATACAGCCAGGTCCAGAAGCTGGAAAAAAAATTGAATAGAAGTCAGGTTCAACTCTTAACACTAACAAAAAAAATCATGTTTAAATTTTTATTTTTTATTTTTAAGCAATTTTAGCCATTTAAAAGTTTTCAAGTAATTTTAAAATAAGTATTCACCGAAAAATATATTTTAAAGAACTTATAATAAAATTAAACATCAGAAAAACTTTAAATATTATGCACAAAGTATTTATATAACAATTGTTAATGTAGTTAGTGCGAGGCACAATGCAACTTTGCATGCCTTTTCACGGACTTTTTTGCCGAGATGACCGAGAGGCGAGGTGCATGGCTGCAAACCATGATACTTGGGTTCAAATCCCAATCTCGGCCTCATATTATTTTATAAAAATTAACGAATTAAATCAGTTAATTTGAACATCAAATTGGCATTATAACGATTATAACACCTATAAACTAAATCTACAATATTTTTAAAAATTATATCGGGAATGTTTATGATTAAAGTATACAACACCATGACCCGCAAAAAGGAACTGTTTAAACCCATGCACGGAAGCAGGGTTAAACTATTTGTATGCGGACCAACTGTTTATGATAACTCACATATAGGTCATGCAAGGACCTATATTTCCTTTGATCTCATTGCAAGGTACCTGAAGTACAGAGGTTTTACTGTTTTTTACATGCAGAATATAACTGATGTTGACGATAAAATCTTAAAACGAGCAGCAGAAGTTGGAACCGAACCTTTAGCTCTTGCAAGGAAATTTGAAAAGAGATATCTTGAAGATATGAAGGCCCTTGGTGTTGAAAATGTTAACATCTACGCCAGGGCAACCGAACACATTCCCGAAATCATAGAACAGATTAAAGTCCTGCTTAAAAAAGGATTTGCATACGAAACAGATAAAGGAGTTTATTTTGATGAGAGCAAATCTCCCGACTTTGGAAAGCTTTCAAACCGCAATATAGAGGATCTTACAGTTCACAGGATAGGTCCTGACAGTGCCAAGAGAAACCCTGGAGATTTCGCACTCTGGAAAAAAAGGGATGAAAACTCTGAAGGTGAACATGCAAATGAGAAACTGGCATGGAACTCACCATGGGGGCGCGGAAGGCCGGGATGGCACATAGAAGATACGGCCATAACTGAAACATATTTCGGACCACAATATGATATACATGGAGGAGGTCTCGACCTTATATTCCCTCACCACGAAGCAGAAATAGCCCAGATGGAAGCGGCCTCTGGTCAAAAGCCTATGGTGCATTATTGGATGCACACAGGATTTCTCAATGTCAAGGGAGAAAAGATGTCCAAATCCCTTGGAAACTTCATCACAATAAAAGAGCTGATGAAAGAGTATGATCCAGATGTCTTCAGGTTCTTTGTTCTTTCAACACACTACAGAAGTCCGATTGATTTCAGCGGTGAAATACTTGAACAGTCCAAAAGGAGTCTTCAGAGAATATACAAATTTATGGAAACAATAAATGGACTTTTAGATGATGCTAATGGAACTATTAAAGAATCCCTTGAAAATGATTCCCAGTACGTTGAAAAACTTTCCGATGCCCAAGATGAGTTTTTAGATGCTATGGACAATGATTTCAATTCACCATTTGCATTGTCCTCACTTTTTGACCTTATAAGAGATATTAACCGCGATATAAACGAGGAAAATATTTCTAAAAACTCGTTAAGAAAAACAAAAAGTCTTATCGATGAATTTGGAGATATTTTAGGATTTAATTTTTCATTGAAAGATTCAAACAAGGGCAAAACAGATCTTCAAGACAATCTAATAGAAATTTTAATTGACGTAAGAGCGAAACTCCGTGATAAAAAAGAATGGGATCTTGCAGATGAAATAAGGGCTAAATTAAGAGAGTTGGATATTATCTTGGAGGATAAATCAGGATAATAAAAGATGAACCAAGATAATAAAGATAAAATCAGGATAATAGAAAAATCAGTTAGATTGGGTAATAAGTTAAATTGGACGTTTAAAGGATAGTTAAATAAAATAGATAAAATATTCAATAATTTTTATTTTTGAAATTTAGGAAGGTCTAAGAACCAAAGTTTTAAAGAACCAATAGATTTATAAATAATCATCATAACAATTGTTATATTAAATGATCTTTGAAATAATGAGGTTGTATTAGATCGTTGAATAATAAAAAAAAATTTAATATGAAATTTATTTGATGTGGAATTTAATTTTGGTTTTAATCTTTAAAATACCTTTAAAATGCAAATCTAGTGTTTATGTAACTTAATTTAAATTCCATAAAAAAACTCTATAAACCTTCTAAAATCAGAAGTACCTTTGAAATAACATTTAAAAATTTCAAAAAAAATCTTAAAGTGAAAAACCATGATCTATGACGTCCTAATTGTTGGAACAGGTGCTGGTGGAGCACCTTTAGCAAGAGAACTCTCAAAAAAAGGCTTAAATATTTTAATACTGGAAAAAGGTGCCTTTTACCCCAGGGGAACTGCAGTTCCTCATATTATTACTTCAAAACTATCATTAAAAGTAGAAAATGAATCTGATATCCAGGATAACCCTGATTTTACCTATGATTTTTTAGAATACCCTCCAGAAATGATGCACATTGAAGATGTGGGAGGCACAACACCGGCGTCCCTTGCAAATGCATGCTATGCCTGTACCGGTTGTTATGCAAACTCTGTAACAGCACAGTTCAAAATACACGACCTGGACTTATTTGAGGAACTTATTGAAGCAAGTAGAGATTTAAAAGTTGGCCCGCTCCCAGCAAGCAGGATGGGACCTTCAACACGTAAAATAGTTGAAGCTGGAGAAAAACTAGGCCACTTTATGGAACCAATGCCAAAGTTCATTGATTTTGATAAATGCGACGGCTGTGGATTGTGTATAACTGGCTGTAAAAAAGGTGCAAAATGGGATTCTACTGATTTTATAAGAGAATTAATAGATTCTGATGGATCAAAACAGTGTTCTAAGGAATTAAGATTAAAACAAGATTCTGAGGAATTAAAAGTTAACGACTTAAAAGATGACTCATCCAATATACAGGGCATTACAGCAGTTAATGGACCTGCAAAACATAATATGACATTAATCACTGATTTTAATGTTA
Proteins encoded:
- a CDS encoding GMC family oxidoreductase N-terminal domain-containing protein, coding for MIYDVLIVGTGAGGAPLARELSKKGLNILILEKGAFYPRGTAVPHIITSKLSLKVENESDIQDNPDFTYDFLEYPPEMMHIEDVGGTTPASLANACYACTGCYANSVTAQFKIHDLDLFEELIEASRDLKVGPLPASRMGPSTRKIVEAGEKLGHFMEPMPKFIDFDKCDGCGLCITGCKKGAKWDSTDFIRELIDSDGSKQCSKELRLKQDSEELKVNDLKDDSSNIQGITAVNGPAKHNMTLITDFNVIKVFHDGEKVEGVEGVDKNGENKTFKARKVVIAAGALNTPKILINSKITENVGENLFTDLFITVGGILKGAKLNQEIPMGVKSEFGPYFLSPHFSGELIPILTDKGFDVKPDDLIGLMVKMADEANGTLHEDGVVEKILTQKDINLLKEGYCKAVQILKEIGVDPQSITSTPIRGAHPGGTAAIGKVVDEKFETCVKGLFVADASVIPQAPGRPPILTITAIAKRLSKIISKDFEGVTKNN
- a CDS encoding pyridoxamine 5'-phosphate oxidase family protein, which encodes MTMTKEMMEAVEKDLVFVATATEDGVPNVVPIGFARPLDDETILIADNYMNKTRKNLEKNPKISIVTKDAMKCPYQFKGTVEIFESGKYFDTVTEWGQNAMTKLTPKAAILMKVEEIYSIQPGPEAGKKIE
- the metX gene encoding homoserine O-acetyltransferase MetX, which codes for MKNESIGIVETQYYNLSDDLLLEGGNKLKKATIAYETYGKLNKEKSNAILVCHALSGDAHVAGWHEGDKKPGWWEIIIGPGKSLDTEKYFIICSNVIGGCKGSTGPASINPDTNKPYGLDFPIITIKDMVNAQKKLIDHLGIKQLFAVIGGSMGGMQVLQWCVSHPEMVRSAIPIATTSYSSPQQIAFNEVGRRAIISDPNWNHGNYYSEEFPDNGLALARMIAHITYLSNESMYQKFGRRLQDKEEYSFDFDTDFQVESYLHYQGASFTKRFDSNSYLYITKAIDYFDLAENGSLEEAFEGVKAKFLVISVDSDWLYPPSQSKEFVMALSANDLDVLYTEIKSSYGHDAFLLEAGQINYIINGFLSDTFVEDVMTQEVAKIRENSSIEDASVMMLNEKVTHLPVISEDNRLLGIVTAWDVSKSVALKYDKLDEIMTKKVITSKPHEPIEIAARKMRKYNISSLPVVDDNEKVIGIITTDHISTLMARD
- a CDS encoding DUF120 domain-containing protein produces the protein MELKGVIVSGTKKGAYFMSQAVYRSQFEDKLNFKPYIGTLNVEVNEEDVEKVKKFMETDIPKIKGKDFFGDVKFKKAVLNGKIEGAVIFPEKTRHSVGVVEFIAPESIKGTYNMGDGDSVTIKIED
- the nifS gene encoding cysteine desulfurase NifS codes for the protein MYMDHSATAPVDPAVFEAMKPYFIDSFGNASTLYSLGREGRRAMESARKQVASIINADPKEIIFTSGGTESDNIAIKGTAYRLKNKGNHIITSNIEHPAVTETCKYLAKHGFDVTYVPVDNDGIIKASDVEDAITDKTILITIMHANNEIGTIQPIAEIGQIAHEKGIYFHTDAVQSVGKIPVDVNELNVDMLSLSSHKLYGPKGIGALYIKKGVRLEPILHGGGHERGLRPGTENVPGIVGLGKACEISQENLEKEMQELTRLRDKLIKAVLEENEEAYLNGHPTQRLPGNVNFRFTGIEGESLILHLDSKGIAASTGSACSSTKLEPSQVLMAIGLKEVEAHGSLRISLGRDNTEEQIDYVIKSIKEVVDILRKMSPLWCSKGE
- a CDS encoding O-acetylhomoserine aminocarboxypropyltransferase/cysteine synthase family protein, which gives rise to MSEEKKKEQGLSTIGLHAGQEEPDPTTGSRAVPIYQTSSYVFKDTKQAANLFGLKEFGNIYSRIMNPTNDVFEKRIAAIEGGKAALAVSSGLSSIFLAVLNVTQLGDNIVSGDNLYGGTYELFNYTFPRLGRTVKFVNSRKPEEFKNAIDEKTKGIYVESIGNPKIDVPDFEKLAEIAHEAGIPLIVDNTSAVGLARPIKNGADVVVLSATKYVGGHGTSIGGVIVDSGNFNWNNGNFPEFTEPDPSYNGLIYWDAFGDVPGAGNIAFAMRARVLLLRDLGPALSPFHSFLFLQGLETLEIRMEKHSANALIVAEHLKKHPKVEWVYYPGLEDDPSHELATKYLKGGYGGLVSFGIKGGLEAGITFIESLELLSHLANIGDSKSLVIHPASTTHQQLTPEEQKSTGVTADLVRLSIGIEDVEDIIADIDQALSKV
- the cysS gene encoding cysteine--tRNA ligase produces the protein MIKVYNTMTRKKELFKPMHGSRVKLFVCGPTVYDNSHIGHARTYISFDLIARYLKYRGFTVFYMQNITDVDDKILKRAAEVGTEPLALARKFEKRYLEDMKALGVENVNIYARATEHIPEIIEQIKVLLKKGFAYETDKGVYFDESKSPDFGKLSNRNIEDLTVHRIGPDSAKRNPGDFALWKKRDENSEGEHANEKLAWNSPWGRGRPGWHIEDTAITETYFGPQYDIHGGGLDLIFPHHEAEIAQMEAASGQKPMVHYWMHTGFLNVKGEKMSKSLGNFITIKELMKEYDPDVFRFFVLSTHYRSPIDFSGEILEQSKRSLQRIYKFMETINGLLDDANGTIKESLENDSQYVEKLSDAQDEFLDAMDNDFNSPFALSSLFDLIRDINRDINEENISKNSLRKTKSLIDEFGDILGFNFSLKDSNKGKTDLQDNLIEILIDVRAKLRDKKEWDLADEIRAKLRELDIILEDKSG
- the nifU gene encoding Fe-S cluster assembly scaffold protein NifU; amino-acid sequence: MYTEKVMDHFQNPRNVGEIKDADGVGTEGNPVCGDLMTIYIKVEDNIITDIKFKTFGCGAAIATSSMITEMAIGKTIEEALKITRKDVADELEGLPPVKMHCSNLAADALKAAIADYKMKQAEEEKAKAET
- a CDS encoding DUF2769 domain-containing protein, whose protein sequence is MKSVPRSEKTMIECICNSCSSYNECMRGEIMGVFCSTGDAGKCVENIKECKCQECPVSTEYQFSSGKHCEMGSAEMQLH